One Gadus chalcogrammus isolate NIFS_2021 chromosome 22, NIFS_Gcha_1.0, whole genome shotgun sequence genomic window carries:
- the sh3bp5lb gene encoding SH3 domain-binding protein 5-like yields MEPESSRQPLPCSGEPEPGDLREETPGEEAQDGDSRLREGGGHGRTTAGKMKPERGDEGETNTQEKCDDDDGGDKYEEELDPRIQGELEHLNQASDEINKLELQLDDARSSYRKILTDSARKLNAQNAKLGTCIEKARPYYEARRLAKEAQQETQKAALRYERAVSMHTASREMVYVAEQGLLADRNTLDPTWQEMLNHATAKVNEAEEERLRSEREHQRVTQLCQDAEARVQNLQKALKKVIVKSKPYFELKVQFNYILEEHKAKVVELERRVAKVKTCYSVALRNLEQISEQIHAQRGRVTPGRARPVSCGARSSPVGAEAAEVRAAAAPGGGGGGGAGGGLAAGALESDWADGEKTRQWVERHRKFGWGQRDSAGDATSVASLQTIASDLEKCDSVGHLGDLSDPGSLASEEADRERDLALRGPGKRRPDGGRDGGGKAESAEVAAEPVVAVTAPPGSALSGSSLLAPDRATHTSGALSRKRHESFVKQHNRSVSL; encoded by the exons ATGGAGCCGGAGAGCTCGCGTCAACCGCTACCGTGTTCAGGGGAGCCTGAGCCGGGGGACCTGCGGGAGGAGACCCCGGGAGAGGAGGCGCAGGATGGAGACAGCCGgctgagagaaggaggagggcatGGCAGGACTACAGCCGGCAAGATGAAGCCGGAACGTGGGGATGAGGGAGAAACAAACACGCAGGAGAAATGTGACGATGATGATGGGGGCGATAAATACGAAGAGGAACTGGACCCGAGAATTCAG GGAGAGCTGGAGCACCTCAATCAGGCCAGTGATGAGATCAACAAGCTGGAGCTGCAGCTGGAT GACGCCAGGTCTAGCTACAGGAAAATACTCACAGATTCTGCCAGAAAACTAAACGCTCAAAATGCGAAGCTGGGCACATGTATTGAAAAGGCCAGGCCCTACTATGAAGCCCGCAGACTGGCCAAAGAG GCCCAGCAGGAGACCCAGAAGGCAGCCCTGCGGTACGAGAGGGCGGTGTCCATGCACACGGCGTCCAGGGAGATGGTCTACGTGGCGGAGCAGGGGCTGCTGGCCGACAGGAACACCCTGGACCCCACCTGGCAGGAGATGCTCAACCACGCCACCGCTAAG GTGAACGAGGCAGAGGAAGAGCGTCTACGCAGCGAGCGGGAGCACCAGCGCGTCACCCAGCTGTGTCAGGACGCCGAGGCCCGCGTGCAGAACCTGCAAAAGGCGCTGAAGAAGGTCATCGTCAAGTCCAAGCCCTACTTTGAGCTCAAAGTGCAGTTCAACTACATTCTGGAG GAGCACAAGGCcaaggtggtggagctggagcgGCGTGTGGCCAAGGTGAAGACCTGCTACTCCGTCGCCCTGCGCAACCTGGAGCAGATCAGCGAGCAGATCCACGCCCAGAGAGGGCGGGTCACGCCCGGCCGGGCGCGGCCCGTGTCCTGCGGCGCGCGGAGCTCTCCCGTGGGCGCGGAGGCGGCGGAGgtgagggcggcggcggccccggggggaggaggaggaggaggagcagggggaggccTGGCAGCCGGGGCCCTGGAGAGCGACTGGGCCGACGGGGAGAAGACCCGGCAGTGGGTGGAGCGGCACAGGAAGTTCGGCTGGGGCCAGCGGGACTCGGCCGGGGACGCGACCTCGGTGGCCAGCCTGCAGACCATCGCCTCGGACCTGGAGAAGTGCGACTCGGTGGGGCACCTGGGGGACCTCAGCGACCCGGGCAGCCTGGCCAGCGAGGAGGCGGACAGGGAGCGGGACCTGGCCCTCAGGGGCCCGGGGAAGAGGCGTCCCGACGGAGGACGGGACGGCGGGGGAAAGGCAGAGAGCGCAGAGGTGGCGGCAGAGCCTGTGGTGGCAGTAACCGCCCCGCCAGGAAGCGCCCTATCAGGAAGCAGCCTGCTGGCTCCTGATAGGGCGACGCATACGAGTGGTGCACTGAGCAGAAAGAGACATGAGAGCTTTGTCAAGCAGCACAACAGAAGCGTGAGCTTATGA
- the gtf2h4 gene encoding general transcription factor IIH subunit 4, with amino-acid sequence MKLRVQLQCKNLHEYLKELSPEILDKLYNHPATCLAVYRELPALAKNYVMRMLFLDHPLPQAALALWVKKDSQKYHDECVSVLTSLRLWHTQQLQGGLQGNILNPIFKDNLRIALLGGGKAWSDEGSSIGPDRHARDVGSLDRYAMERWEVILHFMVGSPNAAVSQDLAQLLSQAGLMRSDPGEAPCITSAGFQFLLLDTSSQLWYFTLQYLNTAQTRGMDLVEILSFLFQLSFSTLGRDYSVEGMSESLLTFLQHLREFGLVFQRKRKSRRYYPTRLAITLAAGITSKPSSSSNPMDVAPGTVDTSFIVVETNYRIYAYTSSELQIALVALFSEMLYRFPNVVVGTVTRESVQQAIANGITAQQIIHFLRTRAHPVMLKETPVVPSTITDQIRLWELERDRLQFTEGVLYNQFLSQADFEVLRDRAQGLGCLVWQNVPHRVMVVTQQGHSEVKKFWKRQKSST; translated from the exons ATGAAGCTTCGTGTCCAACTGCAATGTAAAAATCTACATGAATACCTGAAAGAGTTGAGTCCAGAGATACTGGACAAACTGTACAACCACCCGGCAACATGTTTAGCAGTGTACAG GGAGCTGCCTGCATTGGCGAAGAATTATGTGATGCGAATGCTTTTCCTAGATCACCCTCTTCCCCAGGCAGCACTGGCTCTGTGGGTGAAGAAAGACAGTCAAAA ATATCATGACGAATGTGTCTCAGTGCTGACCAGTCTAAGACTGTGGCACACACAGCAGCTACAGGGCGGTCTTCAAGGCAACATCTTAAACCCCATCTTCAAAGACAATCTCAGGATTGCCCTTCTTGGGGG GGGCAAAGCGTGGTCGGACGAGGGGAGCAGCATCGGACCCGACCGCCATGCCCGGGATGTGGGCAGCCTGGACCGCTACGCGATGGAGCGCTGGGAGGTGATCCTGCACTTCATGGTGGGCTCCCCCAACGCTGCCGTCAGCCAGGACCTAGCGCAGCTGCTCTCACAAGCTGGCCTCATGAGaag TGACCCAGGGGAGGCGCCCTGCATCACCTCCGCTGGGTTCCAGTTCCTCCTTCTGGACACATCCAGTCAGCTGTGGTACTTCACCCTCCAGTACCTCAACACTGCACAG ACTCGGGGCATGGACCTGGTGGAGATTCTGTCCTTCTTGTTCCAGCTCAGCTTCTCCACCCTGGGCAGA GATTACTCCGTGGAGGGCATGAGCGAATCCCTGCTCACGTTCCTTCAGCACCTGAGGGAGTTCGGTCTGGTGTTCCAGAGGAAG AGGAAGTCCAGGAGGTATTACCCCACCAGGCTGGCCATCACGCTGGCCGCAGGCATCACCAGCaagccttcctcttcctccaatcCCATGGATGTGGCCCCTGGCACCGTGGACACCAGCTTCATCGTGGTAGAAACCAACTACCGCATATATGCCTACACAA GCTCTGAGCTCCAGATAGCTCTGGTAGCGCTGTTCAGTGAGATGCTGTACCGCTTCCCCAACGTGGTGGTGGGCACGGTCACCAGGGAGTCGGTGCAGCAGGCCATCGCCAACGGGATCACCGCACAGCAG ATCATCCACTTCCTGAGGACCCGGGCACACCCCGTCATGCTGAAGGAG ACTCCGGTGGTGCCCTCCACCATCACGGATCAGATCAGACTGTGGGAGCTGGAGAGGGATCGATTACAGTTCACAGAGG GAGTGCTCTACAACCAGTTCCTCTCCCAGGCAGACTTCGAGGTGTTGAGAGACCGGGCTCAG GGTCTTGGCTGTTTGGTGTGGCAGAATGTTCCGCACAGAGTGATGGTGGTTACACAACAAGGACACAGTGAAGTCAAGAAGTTCTGGAAGAGACAAAAATCGAGCACTTAA
- the polr1h gene encoding DNA-directed RNA polymerase I subunit RPA12 translates to MSCFSGDSNFCPECGTVLPMPRALDTVTCPLCSFRISISLFAGQEIKSTVVFNPIEQSLMLEEEEDSELKGPVTDRRCSRCNKEGMVYHTRQMRSADEGQTVFFTCIHCRYQEKEDS, encoded by the exons ATGTCCTGCTTCAGCGGGGACTCGAACTTCTGCCCAGAGTGCGGCACGGTGCTGCCTATGCCACGGGCGCTGGACACCGTCACCTGCCCGCTCTGCTCCTTCCGCATCTCCATCAGCC TTTTCGCTGGTCAGGAGATCAAATCCACAGTCGTCTTCAACCCAATAGAACAGTCGTtgatgctggaggaggaggaggactctgaGCTTAAGGGACCTGTG ACGGACCGGCGTTGTTCCCGCTGTAACAAGGAGGGGATGGTTTACCACACGAGGCAGATGAGGTCTGCGGACGAAGGACAGACTGTGTTCTTCACTTGTATACACTGCAG ATATCAAGAAAAGGAGGATTCCTGA